The DNA window GATAAAGCAATTTCTCCATATGCAGCTACTAAGAAGGCTGGAGAAGTTATGTGTCATGTATATCACCATCTTTATAACATACCAATTTCTTGTTTGAGATTTTTTACTGTATATGGTCCATCAGGAAGACCTGACATGGCAACCTATAAATTTACAAAATGGATTGATGAAGGAAAGGAACTTCTAAGATTCGGAGACGGACATTCCAAAAGAGATTACACCTATGTTGATGATATTATTGATGGAGTAATATCTGCTCTAGATAAGCAATTTGAATATGAAATTTTCAATCTTGGCAATTCTCATCCAATAGAATTAAATTATTTCATCAACGTGATAGAAGAAGAACTTGGCAAAAGAGCAAAGATAACAAAACTTCCTAATCAGCCTGGTGATGTGAGTATTACATATGCAGACATCAGTAAATCCAAGAAGATGCTAAATTTCCAGCCCAAAGTTTCTATAGAAAATGGAATCGCAGAATTTGTAAGGTGGTATAAAAGCAGTAAATAATAAGCAATATCCATGAAAAAAACCCTGTTTTGGATTCTGAAATTATGTATTAGTATAGGAATTCTCTGGTATGTTTTCTCAAGGCCAGATATTAGTCCTCATAAAATAGTAGAACATATCAAAAGCCTAGAGTTATCACGCCTTCTTATAGCAATTGGATTGTACATTGTTATTGTTTTCATAGCCTGTTTAAGATGGCAAGAACTTCTCAAAGGGCAGGACATATATCTTCCGTTTTTCAAAACATTAGAACTGAATTTTATTGGACTATTTTTTAATACCTTTATGCCAAGTCTGACGGGTGGAGACGTTGTGAAGGCATATTATGTGTCGAAACATACTGATAAAAGACTTGAAGCAGCGACAACAGTACTTATTGACAGAATTGTTGGCATGTTAGCTCTTCTTACGATAGGTGCAGTTGCAAGTCTCTATGCTATATCAGATCCTCAGATTAGAAAACCTGCAATAAGTATAGTCGTGTTTTTTTTGATGATAACTATTTTATGTATTGTTTTTTTTAACAAGCGCCTTATGAAAAAAATTTCCTTTACTGTAAAAAAGGAAAGGTGGCAAAAAGCTGTTGTTTCTTTAAAGCGTGTGTACTCAGCGTTCTATATTTACAGGTCCAAAAAAGCCTTGCTTGCTGAGGTTTTTCTAATGTCTATCGTTATACAGATTATGTCCATATTGATAAATTACCAGATAGCATTGGGTCTGGGGCTAAATGTTTCAATGAAATATTTCTTTTTGTTTATTCCAATTATTGCAACTATAAGCGTGGTTCCAATCACATTCGCAGGATGGGGACTTGGAGAGAGCATGTATAAATATTTCTTTGGACTTGTTACCGGAGCTTGCGGTTTAGCTGTAACCATGTCAATAATTATAAGACTTATTGTACTCATTTTAAATCTTTTCGGCGGCATATTCTATATATTTCATAAGCCTCCAAAACTTTCTCAAGATGAACAAACCTGAGCTCTAAAAGTGCTAAAATTGACTTTGTGTCTAAAAAAGCATAAAATCATGCCACTTAGCATTATTAAGGAAATTTTAAAATGGTTTTAGCTGGGACTGAGATATCGAAAAGATATGACTCGAAACAAGTAGAAGACAAGTGGTATGCTTTCTGGGAAAAGAATGGATTCTTTCATGCAGAAGCAACTTCTGGTAAGAAATCGTTCTGTATTGTTATTCCTCCGCCAAATGTAACTGGAGTTCTGCACATGGGGCATGCATTAGACGAGACTCTTCAGGATATTCTGGTCAGATGGAAGAGAATGCAGGGGGTTAATGCTCTATGGATACCAGGAACTGACCATGCGGGAATTGCTACACAAAATGTAATAGAGAAAAGACTCGCTCAGGAAGGGCTAACGCGAGACAGTCTTGGTAGAGAAAAATTCCTTAAATATGCATGGAAATGGAAGGAAGAGTATCGCAGTAGAATAATAAGTCAATTGAAAAGATTGGGGACATCATGTGACTGGTCAAGAGAAAGATTTACGATGGACGATGATTATGCAAGGTCTGTAAAGGAAGCCTTTATTAGGTTGTATAAAAATAAATTGCTATATAGGGATAATTATATTGTTAATTGGTGCCCCCGTTGTCAGACAGCAATTTCAGATATAGAGGTAGAGAGAAAGGAATTGAAAGGCAGTCTGTACTACCTTAATTATCCTTTAGAGCAAAGCAATGACCAAATAGTAATTGCTACCACTAGACCAGAAACAATGCTTGGAGATACCGCAATTGCTGTTCACCCTCAAGACAAACGATATAAAAGGTTTATAAAGAAGGTAGTTATATTGCCTATTGTTGGAAGGAAAATTCCTGTTATTTCTGATGAGAGAGTAGATAGCTCATTTGGAACAGGTGCGGTTAAAGTAACGCCAGCTCATGATCCAGTTGATTATGAAATTGGACTTGCGCATAATCTGAAACAAGTCGTTGTCATAGATGAAAAAGGCAGAATGAATAAAAATGCTGGTGTTTATGATGGAATGGACAGATATTCCTGCAGAGAAAAATTAGTGGAAGATCTAAAAAAAGAAGGGTATCTCTTGAAGATAGAAAGTCATCTTCACAATGTAGGGCATTGCTCAAGATGTCATACTGTTGTGGAGCCATTAGTTTCCAAGCAATGGTTTGTTAGTATGAAATCATTAGCTCAACCTGCGATAAAGGCTGTAACCAGCGGTAAGATAAGGTTTTCACCGTCTAGATGGGAAAAGGTTTACTTAAACTGGATGGAGAACATTAAGGACTGGTGTATTTCAAGGCAGATCTGGTGGGGACACGAAATACCAGTTTGGTATTGCAATAATTGTGGAGAAATAATAGTAGACATAGAAAAACCTTTGAAATGCGCCAGATGTGAAAGCATGGATCTGGAGAAGGATTCTGATGTGCTTGATACATGGTTTAGCTCTGCCTTGTGGCCTTTTGCTACAATGGGATGGCCTAACCAAACAAAAGAGTTAGGTCATTTCTATCCTACAACAGTATTGGTTACTGGATATGACATAATATATTTTTGGGTTGCACGTATGATTATGATGGGACTGCAGTTTATGGACAAGATTCCTTTTGAGAGAGTTTATCTTCATGGGATTGTCAGAGATTCTTCAGGAAAGAAAATGAGCAAATCCGCTGGGAATGTAATTGATCCCATAGATCTTGTTAACCAATACGGCGCTGATACATTGCGATTGGCTCTTGCAGACCTCTCAACCTTGGGAGGGCAGGATATTCTGTTGACAACTACAAGAATAGAAGGAGCAAGGAATTTCTGTAATAAATTGTGGAATGCTGGACGTTTTTCAATAACAAATTTAGCAGGGT is part of the bacterium genome and encodes:
- a CDS encoding GDP-mannose 4,6-dehydratase, whose translation is MKDEHILVTGGAGFIGSHLVRRLLDDNRSIICVDDFNDYYSPLIKENNIKQFLSQKNFKLYRVDIRDFNSLKEIFSSNRISRVVHLAARAGVRPSLENPLLYEEVNLRGTMHLLELSKNVKNFIFASSSSVYGNNKKIPFSEHDNVDKAISPYAATKKAGEVMCHVYHHLYNIPISCLRFFTVYGPSGRPDMATYKFTKWIDEGKELLRFGDGHSKRDYTYVDDIIDGVISALDKQFEYEIFNLGNSHPIELNYFINVIEEELGKRAKITKLPNQPGDVSITYADISKSKKMLNFQPKVSIENGIAEFVRWYKSSK
- a CDS encoding flippase-like domain-containing protein, giving the protein MKKTLFWILKLCISIGILWYVFSRPDISPHKIVEHIKSLELSRLLIAIGLYIVIVFIACLRWQELLKGQDIYLPFFKTLELNFIGLFFNTFMPSLTGGDVVKAYYVSKHTDKRLEAATTVLIDRIVGMLALLTIGAVASLYAISDPQIRKPAISIVVFFLMITILCIVFFNKRLMKKISFTVKKERWQKAVVSLKRVYSAFYIYRSKKALLAEVFLMSIVIQIMSILINYQIALGLGLNVSMKYFFLFIPIIATISVVPITFAGWGLGESMYKYFFGLVTGACGLAVTMSIIIRLIVLILNLFGGIFYIFHKPPKLSQDEQT
- a CDS encoding valine--tRNA ligase — encoded protein: MVLAGTEISKRYDSKQVEDKWYAFWEKNGFFHAEATSGKKSFCIVIPPPNVTGVLHMGHALDETLQDILVRWKRMQGVNALWIPGTDHAGIATQNVIEKRLAQEGLTRDSLGREKFLKYAWKWKEEYRSRIISQLKRLGTSCDWSRERFTMDDDYARSVKEAFIRLYKNKLLYRDNYIVNWCPRCQTAISDIEVERKELKGSLYYLNYPLEQSNDQIVIATTRPETMLGDTAIAVHPQDKRYKRFIKKVVILPIVGRKIPVISDERVDSSFGTGAVKVTPAHDPVDYEIGLAHNLKQVVVIDEKGRMNKNAGVYDGMDRYSCREKLVEDLKKEGYLLKIESHLHNVGHCSRCHTVVEPLVSKQWFVSMKSLAQPAIKAVTSGKIRFSPSRWEKVYLNWMENIKDWCISRQIWWGHEIPVWYCNNCGEIIVDIEKPLKCARCESMDLEKDSDVLDTWFSSALWPFATMGWPNQTKELGHFYPTTVLVTGYDIIYFWVARMIMMGLQFMDKIPFERVYLHGIVRDSSGKKMSKSAGNVIDPIDLVNQYGADTLRLALADLSTLGGQDILLTTTRIEGARNFCNKLWNAGRFSITNLAGYKNLNIDLTSHNLASDDWFILTKLNQTIVSLTESLERYKFNEAASKIYNFFWHEFCDWYLEIIKHRMSEETGCAAARAVLFHVLKQSLKLLHPFIPFITEEIWQNLRKTVDTDLDKSIMISSWPETDSRYVNWEETNKAMLKYEVINVGRNLRGDWNIPLSEDLNYIVKTTSIEEEKALSSDRIGMQRLLHATDVKIGYNIKVSSPFPSDLTKSGIAVFLCLGDKFDFASEKNRLEKKIAKLEEEFEKIGRKIDNQDFLGKAPKDVIKNQHKKREMISKNRVKLIENLDKVKSFLVESCKMGN